A section of the Excalfactoria chinensis isolate bCotChi1 chromosome 32, bCotChi1.hap2, whole genome shotgun sequence genome encodes:
- the LOC140263601 gene encoding methanethiol oxidase-like gives MAKDAKGIWAYISHSTASRSRSRSSHWGQTLSPGPSESCHYTSTPVRQTASSSSSSSTSVLVRVNQKAFSMDRCRVQCYQYPSCPDTVQSPREEVAYVTCTYRETGIDQPDFLATIDLNPRSPYYCQVIHRLPMPNLKDELHCSGWSAGCSGSICFDNVTTKKNKLILPGLISSRIYVVDVGTQCRAPTVCKMIEPVDVFWKCNKGHLSVPRSLPNGDILIANMGDAAGHGKGGFIVLDGETFELKGNWEHECEIPPTGYDFWYQPRHNVLISTAGMVPRIAGRGFNPDDLKKGVFGRRLNVWNLSCRTLTQCFDLGEDSLPLSVKFLHNPDAAEGYVSCALSGIIYRFYKCERDSWAVEEAIKIPAKDVSGWILPKMPAFPTDLVISLDDKYLYVSNWLHGDIRQYEISRTCKPRLVGQVFVGGSILRGGPVTVCRDEELKCQPEPLVIKCKRVYGGPAKIQLSVDGKRLYITNSFYSTWDKQFYPDVVKEGSAMLLIDVDTEKGGLTVNKNFLVDFGKEPNGPCLAHDIRFPCGDSTSDISA, from the exons ATGGCCAAGGATGCCAAGGGCATCTGGGCTTATATCAGCCatagcacagccagcaggagcaggagtcGATCATCCCACTGGGGTCAGACTCTGTCCCCAG GCCCCTCAGAGTCCTGCCACTACACATCCACTCCAGTCAGGCAGACAGcaagcagctcctccagctccagcacctccGTCTTGGTGAGAGTCAACCAGAAGGCCTTCAGCATGG acaGATGCAGAGTTCAGTGCTACCAGTACCCCAGCTGCCCAGATACAGTGCAAT CTCCTAGAGAGGAGGTTGCATACGTGACATGTACTTACCGAGAAACAGGCATTGACCAACCTGACTTCTTGGCCACCATCGATCTCAACCCCAGATCTCCATATTACTGCCAG GTGATCCATCGCCTGCCCATGCCCAACCTCAAAGACGAGCTGCATTGTTCAGGATGGAGCGCTGGCTGCTCTGGCAGCATCTGCTTTGACAATGTCACAACGAAAAAGAACAAGCTGATCCTCCCTGGTCTGATTTCTTCCCGTATTTACGTGGTGGATGTGGGCACGCAGTGCCGGGCTCCCACAGTGTGTAAG ATGATTGAGCCAGTGGATGTCTTCTGGAAGTGCAACAAGGGACACCTTAGCGTACCTCGCAGCCTGCCCAACGGTGACATTCTCATTGCCAACATGGGAGATGCAGCTGGCCATGGGAAAG GTGGATTTATTGTGCTGGATGGAGAGACCTTTGAGCTGAAGGGCAACTGGGAACACGAGTGCGAGATCCCCCCAACGGGCTATGACTTCTGGTACCAGCCACGCCACAACGTTCTCATTAGCACCGCCGGGATGGTCCCAAGGATTGCGGGACGAGGATTTAACCCAGATGACCTGAAGAAAG GGGTCTTCGGGCGCCGCCTGAACGTGTGGAATCTGTCCTGCCGGACCCTCACGCAGTGCTTCGACCTGGGGGAGGACTCGTTGCCCCTGAGTGTTAAGTTCCTCCACAACCCCGATGCTGCCGAGGGCTACGTCAGCTGTGCCCTCAGCGGCATCATCTACCGCTTCTACAAGTGCGAG AGAGACAGCTGGGCGGTGGAGGAGGCCATCAAGATACCAGCCAAGGACGTGTCGGGATGGATTCTGCCCAAGATGCCAG CCTTCCCCACCGACCTGGTCATCTCCCTGGATGACAAGTACCTGTACGTCAGCAACTGGCTGCACGGGGACATCCGCCAGTACGAGATCTCCAGGACCTGCAAGCCCCGGCTGGTGGGACAG GTGTTTGTGGGAGGCAGCATCCTGCGAGGTGGGCCCGTGACGGTGTGCAGAGATGAAGAGCTGAAGTGCCAGCCAGAGCCCTTGGTGATCAAG TGCAAGAGGGTGTACGGCGGCCCTGCTAAGATCCAGCTCAGCGTGGATGGCAAGAGGCTGTACATCACCAACTCCTTCTACAGCACCTGGGACAAGCAGTTCTACCCGGACGTGGTCAA GGAAGGCTCTGCCATGCTGCTGATCGATGTGGACACGGAGAAGGGAGGCCTGACAGTGAACAAGAACTTCCTGGTGGATTTTGGAAAGGAACCCAACGGGCCTTGCCTTGCCCACGACATTCGCTTCCCTTGCGGAGATTCCACCTCCGACATCTCAGCCTAG